Proteins found in one Planctomycetes bacterium MalM25 genomic segment:
- the plsC gene encoding 1-acyl-sn-glycerol-3-phosphate acyltransferase has translation MSKTAKPPAEGPPPTYRRGPLKALWYWLTSTAIWGVAKVLYGLRTEGRLRVPGEGPVVLLANHTSHFDPPLVGGSARRQLSYLARDTLFVGPLGWLIRSYDAVPVDRNGTGIAGIKATLKRLKQGGAILLFPEGTRSDDGQMKPFKPGFVSLVRRGKAAVVPVGFAGPFEVWPKGQSRPRLTGRIAIHYGEPIPNAELADLSDEELVQLAEVRVGECVAAARRLRGDT, from the coding sequence GTGAGCAAGACCGCGAAGCCGCCCGCCGAAGGCCCGCCGCCGACTTACCGTCGGGGCCCGCTCAAAGCCCTCTGGTACTGGCTCACCAGCACGGCGATCTGGGGCGTCGCCAAGGTGCTGTACGGCCTGCGGACGGAGGGGCGTCTCCGCGTGCCCGGCGAGGGCCCGGTCGTGCTGCTCGCGAACCACACGAGCCACTTCGATCCCCCGCTGGTGGGCGGATCGGCGCGTCGGCAGCTGAGCTACCTGGCGCGAGACACCCTGTTCGTCGGCCCGCTGGGTTGGCTGATCCGCTCGTACGACGCCGTGCCGGTCGATCGGAACGGCACCGGCATCGCCGGCATCAAAGCGACGCTTAAACGCCTGAAGCAGGGGGGCGCCATCCTGCTGTTCCCCGAGGGGACCCGCTCGGACGACGGCCAGATGAAGCCGTTCAAGCCGGGGTTCGTCTCGCTGGTCCGCCGCGGCAAGGCGGCCGTCGTGCCGGTCGGCTTCGCGGGGCCGTTCGAGGTCTGGCCCAAGGGCCAATCCCGCCCCCGGCTGACGGGCCGGATCGCGATCCATTACGGCGAGCCGATCCCCAACGCCGAGCTGGCCGACCTGAGCGACGAGGAGCTCGTGCAGCTCGCCGAAGTGCGGGTCGGGGAATGCGTCGCCGCCGCCCGGCGGTTGCGTGGCGACACTTGA
- the sigA_2 gene encoding RNA polymerase sigma factor SigA, giving the protein MPATKKREASGSSVQTPLETYLREINETRLLTAAEEKELAVNIGNGDLASRDRMVRANLRLVVNIARGYAGKGLGLQDLIEEGNLGLLRAVEGFDPAVGTRFSTYASYWIKQSIKRALINTGKTIRIPAYMVELLSKWRRASVRLTEELDRTPTPEEIARVLGLPKKKLPIIKKAIKIYNATPQTDQTEAGWTLGDMVMDEGQLAPDERMVESDSLRHVLKMLERMDEREATILRLRFGLGGVEPKTLKEIGERLGLTRERVRQIETEALAKMAASLDDPRDAARLFGKPEDDDNDA; this is encoded by the coding sequence ATGCCCGCCACCAAGAAACGCGAAGCCTCCGGCTCGTCGGTCCAGACGCCGCTGGAGACCTACCTTCGTGAGATCAACGAGACCCGTCTCCTCACCGCCGCGGAGGAGAAGGAACTCGCGGTGAACATCGGCAACGGCGACCTGGCGTCGCGCGACCGGATGGTCCGCGCCAACCTCCGCTTGGTGGTGAACATCGCCCGCGGCTACGCCGGCAAGGGGCTCGGCCTGCAGGACCTGATCGAGGAGGGCAACCTCGGTCTGTTGCGGGCGGTCGAGGGCTTCGACCCGGCGGTCGGCACGCGGTTCAGCACTTATGCGAGCTACTGGATCAAGCAGTCGATCAAGCGAGCGCTGATCAACACGGGCAAGACCATCCGCATCCCGGCCTACATGGTCGAGCTGCTCAGCAAGTGGCGCCGAGCGAGCGTCCGGCTGACGGAGGAGCTGGACCGCACGCCCACGCCCGAGGAGATTGCCCGGGTGCTGGGGCTGCCGAAGAAGAAGCTCCCGATCATCAAGAAGGCGATCAAGATCTACAACGCCACGCCGCAGACCGACCAGACCGAAGCGGGCTGGACGCTGGGCGACATGGTGATGGACGAGGGTCAGCTCGCCCCGGACGAGCGGATGGTTGAGAGCGACTCGCTGCGTCATGTGCTGAAGATGCTCGAGCGGATGGACGAGCGTGAGGCGACGATCCTCCGTCTGCGGTTCGGCCTGGGCGGCGTCGAGCCGAAGACGCTCAAGGAGATCGGCGAGCGGCTGGGCCTGACCCGCGAGCGGGTCCGTCAGATCGAGACCGAGGCCCTCGCGAAGATGGCCGCCAGCCTCGACGACCCGCGCGACGCGGCCCGCCTGTTCGGCAAGCCGGAAGACGACGACAACGACGCCTGA
- the cmk gene encoding Cytidylate kinase: protein MVVTIDGPAGAGKSSAARELAQRLGFRFLDTGSMYRAVTFAALEQGVDLSDSAALAGVAERVAIELDGDRVLIDGRDVTREIRTLEITTATRYAADCPKVRSRLVDQQRRLAKGADVVTEGRDQSTVVFPDAECKVFLTAGEEIRAERRYLDLVSRGERVSRQEVLDKQRIRDAGDSSRAVGALVQADDAIVVSTDGMDREQVVQRLMELVEERRSAPLNGS from the coding sequence ATGGTTGTGACGATCGACGGCCCCGCCGGGGCGGGAAAGAGCAGCGCCGCCCGGGAATTAGCCCAACGGCTCGGGTTCCGCTTCCTGGACACCGGGTCGATGTACCGGGCCGTGACCTTCGCCGCGCTAGAGCAGGGGGTCGATCTGAGCGATTCGGCCGCACTCGCCGGGGTCGCCGAGCGGGTGGCGATCGAGCTGGACGGCGACCGGGTGCTGATCGACGGCCGCGACGTGACCCGCGAGATCCGCACCCTCGAGATCACCACCGCGACCCGTTACGCGGCCGATTGCCCGAAGGTCCGCTCCCGGCTGGTCGATCAGCAGCGGCGGCTGGCCAAGGGCGCGGATGTCGTCACCGAGGGCCGCGACCAGTCGACCGTCGTCTTCCCCGACGCCGAGTGCAAAGTCTTCCTGACCGCCGGCGAGGAGATCCGCGCCGAACGGCGGTACCTCGACCTGGTCAGCCGGGGCGAGCGGGTCAGCCGCCAGGAAGTGCTGGATAAGCAGCGTATCCGCGACGCGGGCGACAGCTCGCGGGCCGTTGGCGCCCTGGTGCAGGCGGACGACGCGATCGTTGTCTCGACGGACGGCATGGACCGAGAGCAGGTCGTTCAGCGGCTGATGGAACTGGTCGAGGAGCGGCGTTCGGCACCGCTCAACGGCTCGTAG
- a CDS encoding putative acetyltransferase: protein MGVTYFKRYRMDLEVPRHSQRPALPEGCRYAPWSPERLLDHAEAKHQAFVGEIDADVFPCLGDIDGCLRLMEEIAGKPGFLPEATWLVEYVTDGVAEPMGSIQGVQVSDRYGSIQNVGVTPWGRGRGLGRALVLAAVEGFREAGLSMATLQVTANNTPAVRMYESLGFRRVKTTYRAVQTVYS, encoded by the coding sequence ATGGGCGTCACCTACTTCAAACGCTACCGCATGGACCTCGAGGTCCCGCGGCACTCTCAACGGCCGGCGTTGCCGGAGGGGTGTCGCTACGCGCCGTGGTCGCCCGAGAGGCTGCTCGACCACGCCGAGGCGAAGCACCAAGCGTTCGTCGGCGAGATCGACGCGGACGTCTTCCCCTGCTTGGGCGACATCGACGGCTGCCTCCGCCTGATGGAGGAGATCGCCGGCAAGCCGGGCTTCTTGCCCGAGGCGACTTGGCTGGTCGAGTACGTGACCGACGGGGTCGCCGAGCCGATGGGCTCGATCCAGGGCGTGCAGGTCTCGGATCGGTACGGCAGCATCCAGAACGTGGGCGTCACCCCGTGGGGACGCGGTCGCGGCCTGGGCAGAGCGCTCGTGCTCGCGGCGGTGGAGGGTTTTCGCGAAGCGGGCCTCTCGATGGCGACGCTCCAAGTCACCGCGAACAACACGCCCGCCGTGCGGATGTACGAGTCGCTCGGTTTCCGCCGGGTGAAGACGACTTACCGCGCCGTGCAGACCGTCTACTCTTGA
- the sigE_1 gene encoding ECF RNA polymerase sigma factor SigE — MSPLSDHAPPSTGDREEQLLRDAVAGDEAALEELLLARHEQLVRHVERKMSSQVQGRVAAEDIVQQTYLQVFKSIGGFQPRGVGAFYAWLKTVAGRKLIDASRSRGREQLAAKPLAVGADPNGQSGAASLMGLLAASTSGPGGKAMEDELRDAFRVALANLPDNYRMVVQLRYLEDRSLEEVAERLSVSLGAARGLCHRARQSLRDEILRLSRYI; from the coding sequence GTGTCCCCCTTGTCGGACCACGCCCCACCATCGACCGGCGACCGCGAGGAGCAACTGCTGCGCGACGCGGTGGCGGGCGACGAGGCCGCCCTCGAGGAGTTGCTGCTCGCTCGGCACGAGCAACTCGTCCGCCACGTCGAGCGGAAGATGTCGTCTCAGGTCCAAGGCCGTGTGGCGGCCGAGGACATCGTGCAGCAGACCTATCTCCAGGTTTTCAAATCGATCGGCGGCTTCCAGCCACGCGGAGTGGGGGCGTTTTACGCCTGGCTCAAGACCGTTGCCGGCCGGAAGCTGATCGACGCCTCGCGTTCGCGGGGTCGCGAACAGCTCGCGGCCAAGCCGCTGGCGGTCGGCGCCGACCCGAACGGCCAGAGCGGGGCCGCCAGCCTGATGGGCTTGCTCGCCGCCTCGACCTCCGGTCCGGGGGGCAAGGCGATGGAAGACGAGCTGCGCGACGCGTTTCGCGTTGCGTTGGCGAACCTTCCAGATAACTATCGAATGGTGGTCCAGCTCCGCTACCTGGAGGACCGGTCGCTCGAGGAGGTCGCCGAGCGGCTGTCGGTCTCTCTCGGCGCCGCCCGCGGGCTGTGCCACCGCGCTCGCCAGTCGCTCCGCGATGAGATCCTCCGCCTGTCACGTTACATCTAG
- a CDS encoding FHA domain protein: MPDPTDTPSSDPRELIRRASEMARQDMVSDVFARMDRDDQADSVDSFSIDSVDGPSSLGDSSAWFDSTNGASEQPTVEPPSGSFAPDGSWMVSKESGEPSLTDPTPGDRSATTPRSTLIATPTFRPTRRPPMAVLRVYDDNQRDAEPFRLRQTPFVIGRQDGDLVVGHERQMSRRHARIDRVQEGEAWRWYLGDLRSTNGTFVRTDQALLEDGVEVLIGGELVRFLESPSGGAPSLVKVAPSAEEERVLLPGKSHRIGTDAATCLAFMQTNPFLDPSHYLVERKGGRWRLTDMESTNHLWVAIGKRVELVDGSMFQIGEQRFGFHLP; this comes from the coding sequence ATGCCCGATCCCACGGACACGCCGTCGAGCGACCCGCGCGAACTGATCCGACGCGCCAGCGAGATGGCGCGCCAGGACATGGTGTCGGACGTCTTCGCCCGCATGGACCGCGACGACCAGGCGGACAGCGTGGACTCGTTCTCGATCGACTCGGTCGATGGCCCGTCGAGCCTGGGCGACTCGTCCGCTTGGTTCGATTCGACGAACGGCGCCAGCGAGCAGCCGACGGTCGAGCCCCCGAGCGGATCGTTCGCGCCCGACGGTTCCTGGATGGTGTCGAAGGAGAGCGGCGAGCCGAGCCTCACCGACCCGACGCCCGGCGATCGCAGCGCGACCACGCCCCGCAGCACGCTGATCGCGACCCCCACGTTCCGCCCGACCCGCCGGCCGCCGATGGCGGTGCTGCGCGTCTACGACGACAACCAACGCGACGCCGAGCCGTTCCGCCTGCGGCAGACGCCCTTCGTCATCGGCCGGCAGGACGGCGACCTGGTGGTCGGCCACGAACGCCAGATGTCACGCCGCCACGCCCGCATCGACCGCGTCCAAGAGGGGGAGGCCTGGCGGTGGTACCTGGGCGACCTGCGGAGCACCAACGGGACCTTCGTCCGGACCGATCAGGCTCTGCTCGAAGACGGCGTCGAGGTCCTGATCGGGGGCGAGCTCGTCCGGTTCCTGGAATCGCCCTCGGGCGGTGCGCCGTCGCTCGTGAAGGTGGCGCCGAGCGCCGAGGAGGAGCGCGTGCTCTTGCCGGGCAAGTCGCACCGCATCGGGACCGACGCCGCCACCTGCCTGGCATTCATGCAGACCAACCCTTTCCTCGACCCGAGCCATTACCTCGTGGAACGGAAAGGGGGCCGCTGGCGTCTAACCGACATGGAGAGCACCAACCACCTGTGGGTCGCCATCGGGAAACGCGTCGAGCTCGTGGACGGTTCGATGTTCCAGATCGGCGAGCAGCGTTTCGGCTTCCACCTGCCCTGA
- the iolG_4 gene encoding Inositol 2-dehydrogenase produces MSDIKPNRLSLNRRHFLAAGAATAAALPAASYARVVGANNRLTVGVVGAGGMGTGHLHAIQALGETNNLRLAAVADCWTQRATQAKERFGADLAAQDYRRLLDRDEIDYVTIATPEHRHEEVVLASLDAGKHVYCEKPLTHTIPECQRVLAKLEETGLSLQVGVQGMSDDSYASAAEAIRAGELGQVVQAQIEYVRRYGEQGPWRTNPPTDPAMPKPADLDWRAWLGDAPAIGWNPNHYFEWRNYAAYSGGISTDLFIHRITRIMKACDLMYPSRVVGMGGIWQWRDGRDLPDNFEMICEYPRGMTVYVLGTMSNRAGISHCIRGYRATLYFTGGGWEIRNKDGELLREHKKTGAEDLKLHHTNLHNHLRSEEPLNCPAELGMAGVAAVCMALESWKTGTMTAWDAENERVVSANTMPPRPSAEELQE; encoded by the coding sequence ATGTCAGACATCAAACCGAATCGCCTCTCGCTGAACCGTCGCCACTTCCTCGCCGCCGGGGCGGCGACCGCCGCCGCGCTGCCCGCGGCCAGCTACGCCCGTGTGGTGGGGGCGAACAATCGGCTGACGGTCGGCGTCGTCGGCGCGGGCGGCATGGGGACGGGGCACCTGCATGCGATTCAGGCCCTGGGCGAGACGAACAACCTCCGGTTGGCGGCGGTCGCCGATTGCTGGACCCAACGCGCTACCCAAGCCAAGGAACGATTCGGGGCCGATCTCGCTGCCCAGGACTACCGCCGGCTCCTCGACCGCGACGAGATCGATTACGTCACGATCGCCACGCCCGAGCACCGGCACGAGGAGGTCGTCCTCGCTTCGCTCGACGCGGGCAAGCACGTCTACTGCGAGAAGCCCCTTACTCACACGATCCCCGAGTGCCAACGCGTCCTCGCGAAGCTCGAGGAGACCGGCCTGTCGTTGCAGGTTGGCGTGCAGGGCATGTCCGACGACAGCTACGCCTCCGCCGCCGAAGCGATCCGCGCCGGCGAACTGGGGCAGGTCGTGCAGGCGCAGATCGAGTACGTCCGCCGCTACGGCGAGCAGGGCCCGTGGCGCACCAACCCGCCAACCGACCCCGCCATGCCGAAGCCTGCCGACCTCGACTGGCGGGCGTGGCTCGGCGACGCGCCAGCGATCGGGTGGAACCCGAACCACTACTTCGAGTGGCGCAACTACGCCGCCTACTCGGGCGGCATCTCGACCGACCTCTTCATCCACCGCATCACGCGCATCATGAAGGCGTGTGACCTCATGTACCCGTCGCGTGTGGTCGGCATGGGGGGCATCTGGCAATGGCGCGACGGCCGCGATCTGCCGGACAACTTCGAGATGATCTGCGAGTACCCGCGCGGCATGACGGTCTACGTGCTCGGCACCATGAGCAACCGCGCGGGAATCAGCCACTGCATCCGCGGTTATCGGGCGACCCTCTACTTCACCGGCGGCGGTTGGGAGATCCGCAACAAAGACGGCGAGCTGCTCCGCGAGCACAAGAAGACGGGCGCCGAAGACCTCAAGCTCCACCACACCAACCTCCACAACCACCTCCGCAGCGAGGAGCCGCTCAACTGCCCCGCGGAGCTGGGCATGGCGGGCGTGGCCGCCGTGTGCATGGCGTTGGAGTCGTGGAAGACCGGCACGATGACCGCCTGGGACGCCGAGAACGAGCGCGTCGTCTCTGCGAACACAATGCCGCCGCGCCCGTCAGCGGAGGAGCTGCAGGAGTAG
- a CDS encoding Outer membrane efflux protein, translated as MAGCRSHHTATTFYDSAAAEVCYEPAPGAPTQLTAEQPATDCEIDTVSYEAPPVFDPAAPIEHHDITLEEAIHYALGHARVMRDLGGTISTPDALLPTVYDPALAFSDARTGEEAALSAFDTTFAAGAFFEKNDREFNNSFVGDGGQLIQDLGNANLELRKQTATGTQVFLRHLMESDYNNNVGNRFGSPSNAFQAILEGEVRQPLLQGAGVQFNRIAGPNAQPGQLNGVLLARTRTDISLAQFEGSVRDLVANVENAYWDLYFAYRDLDAKKRARDYALETYQSVAIEGKYGRPKGENENLGQALEQYWRYESEVVNAQAGRTLDGTRTGNGSSGGTGRSPVGVRLAERRLRLILGMPINGGPVLRPADEPQVAPVSFDWGRLTTTAIDSRPELRGQRWRIKQLELELIAGRNLLLPQLDLVGRYRWRGFGEDLISQSNDRFGSAYGDLSGGNYQEWQVGVELEVPIGFRHAHTAVRNSEHALARARAILNEQKRDVVFGLSNAVTDVQRAFAVVQAQYNRYQAAEKQIAALDAAEQAGRTSIDLKLEAQRRLLDTEILYHQATVDYALALRNVYYETGALLGYNNILLAEGASPSCAVEQAIELSNRRTRPLDYVKRDAVIAVGTAP; from the coding sequence ATGGCGGGGTGCCGATCGCACCACACGGCGACGACCTTCTACGACTCGGCCGCCGCCGAAGTCTGCTACGAACCGGCGCCCGGCGCCCCGACGCAGCTCACCGCCGAGCAGCCGGCGACCGACTGCGAGATCGACACGGTCAGCTACGAGGCGCCGCCCGTCTTCGACCCGGCGGCGCCGATCGAGCACCACGACATCACGCTCGAAGAGGCGATCCACTACGCCTTGGGCCACGCCCGCGTGATGCGCGACCTGGGCGGAACGATCTCGACGCCCGACGCCCTGCTGCCGACGGTCTACGACCCGGCCCTCGCGTTCAGCGACGCCCGCACCGGTGAGGAGGCGGCCCTTTCGGCCTTCGACACGACCTTCGCCGCCGGCGCCTTCTTCGAGAAGAACGACCGCGAGTTCAACAACAGCTTCGTGGGCGACGGGGGCCAGCTCATCCAGGACCTGGGCAACGCGAACCTCGAGCTCCGCAAGCAGACCGCCACGGGCACGCAGGTCTTCCTGCGGCACCTGATGGAGTCGGATTACAACAACAACGTGGGCAACCGCTTCGGCAGCCCCAGCAACGCCTTCCAAGCGATCCTCGAAGGCGAGGTCCGGCAGCCGTTGCTCCAGGGGGCGGGCGTGCAGTTCAACCGCATCGCCGGACCGAACGCCCAGCCCGGACAGCTGAACGGCGTGCTGCTGGCCCGCACGCGGACCGACATCAGCCTCGCGCAGTTCGAGGGCTCCGTGCGCGACCTCGTCGCGAACGTCGAGAACGCTTACTGGGACCTCTACTTCGCCTACCGCGACCTCGACGCGAAGAAACGCGCCCGCGACTACGCGCTGGAGACCTATCAGAGCGTCGCGATCGAAGGCAAGTACGGGCGCCCCAAGGGGGAGAACGAGAACCTCGGCCAAGCCCTTGAGCAGTACTGGCGTTACGAGTCCGAAGTCGTCAACGCGCAAGCGGGTCGCACCCTCGACGGCACCCGCACCGGCAACGGCAGCAGCGGCGGCACGGGCCGCTCGCCCGTCGGTGTGCGGCTGGCGGAGCGGCGGCTGCGGCTGATCCTCGGCATGCCGATCAACGGCGGCCCGGTCCTCCGCCCCGCGGACGAACCGCAGGTGGCGCCTGTCTCGTTCGACTGGGGTCGGCTCACAACGACCGCCATCGACTCCCGCCCCGAGCTGCGCGGCCAGCGCTGGCGGATCAAGCAGCTCGAACTCGAGCTGATCGCGGGCCGCAACCTGCTGCTGCCGCAGCTCGACCTGGTCGGCCGCTACCGCTGGCGCGGCTTCGGCGAGGACCTCATCTCGCAGAGTAACGACCGCTTTGGCTCCGCCTACGGCGACCTGTCAGGCGGCAACTACCAGGAATGGCAGGTCGGCGTTGAACTCGAAGTGCCCATCGGCTTCCGCCACGCCCACACGGCGGTGCGGAATTCGGAGCACGCCCTCGCCAGGGCGCGGGCCATCCTGAACGAACAGAAACGCGATGTCGTGTTCGGTCTGAGCAACGCGGTCACCGACGTGCAGCGGGCGTTCGCCGTCGTGCAGGCGCAGTACAACCGTTACCAAGCCGCCGAGAAGCAGATCGCCGCGCTCGACGCGGCGGAGCAGGCGGGCCGCACGTCGATCGACCTGAAGCTCGAAGCCCAGCGTCGGCTGCTGGACACGGAGATCCTGTATCACCAGGCGACGGTCGATTACGCCCTGGCGTTGCGTAACGTTTACTACGAGACGGGCGCCTTGCTCGGCTACAACAACATCTTGCTGGCCGAGGGGGCTTCGCCCTCCTGCGCCGTCGAACAGGCGATCGAACTGTCGAACCGCCGCACCCGGCCGCTCGACTACGTGAAACGCGACGCCGTGATCGCCGTGGGCACTGCCCCGTAG
- the nfo gene encoding Endonuclease 4, with protein sequence MAILGAHMSIAGGYHKAVRAAHAAGCGCVQIFTKNNNQWAGKPLTDADCEAFKSSLVELGITHPVSHNSYLINLASPKDELWEKSIAAMVIELERAEALGVPGVVAHPGSFTTSSEEEGLTRIARGLDEVHAQTEGVTTQILLETTAGQGSNLGWRFEQIGSILEQTSDSDRLGVCFDTCHVFAAGYPMATADEYADTMEQLDKAIGCERVKAFHLNDSLKPFGSRKDRHAGIGRGEMGVEPFRHLLNDPRFERVPMYLETPKGEEDGEDLDVLNLGTLRSLIA encoded by the coding sequence ATGGCGATTCTCGGCGCCCACATGTCGATCGCGGGCGGGTACCACAAGGCGGTGCGGGCTGCGCACGCCGCGGGGTGCGGCTGCGTGCAGATCTTTACGAAGAACAACAACCAGTGGGCGGGCAAGCCGCTGACCGACGCCGATTGCGAGGCGTTCAAGTCCTCGCTCGTGGAGTTGGGGATCACGCACCCGGTGTCGCACAACTCGTACCTGATCAACCTCGCCTCGCCGAAGGACGAGTTGTGGGAGAAGTCGATCGCCGCCATGGTGATCGAGCTCGAGCGCGCAGAGGCGCTCGGCGTGCCGGGTGTGGTCGCGCACCCGGGGTCGTTCACGACCAGCAGCGAAGAAGAGGGGCTGACGCGCATCGCCCGCGGCCTGGACGAAGTCCACGCGCAGACCGAAGGGGTCACGACACAGATCCTGTTGGAGACCACCGCCGGCCAGGGCTCGAACCTCGGTTGGCGGTTCGAGCAGATCGGTTCGATCCTCGAACAGACCTCCGACAGCGACCGGCTGGGCGTCTGCTTCGACACGTGCCACGTCTTCGCCGCGGGCTACCCGATGGCGACCGCCGACGAGTACGCCGACACGATGGAGCAGCTCGACAAGGCGATCGGTTGCGAGCGAGTGAAGGCGTTCCATTTGAACGACTCGCTCAAGCCGTTCGGCTCGCGCAAGGACCGCCACGCCGGCATCGGGCGGGGCGAGATGGGCGTCGAACCGTTCCGTCATCTCCTGAACGACCCCCGCTTCGAGCGGGTCCCGATGTACCTGGAGACGCCCAAGGGTGAGGAGGACGGCGAGGACCTCGATGTCCTGAATCTTGGTACGCTCCGTTCGCTGATCGCCTAA
- the rpsA_2 gene encoding 30S ribosomal protein S1, with protein MVNRNLLHEYDVTDDDLVAVMGDAELIDETAWLEGEDVSINQIVEGKVIRVDNEFVVVDVGYKSEGLIPLSEWEPEVEEDPYGHDPEATEVEPAEMPEPEPPPEPGAVIRVLVEDVEDVAGRHDERGMLVLSKRKAERIEQWLKVMQDVKEGDVVSGTVIRKIKGGLLVDIGVNVFLPASQVDIRRPHDIGEYIGKEIQCMVLKIDDERRNIVVSRRSLIEQERAKKKAELLKTLAIGDIRKGVVKNIADFGAFVDLGGIDGLLHITDMSWGRISHPSEMVKIEDELEVMVLDIDYEREKIALGLKQKSPSPWEKVPATYPVGTRVKGTVVNVMSYGAFVKLEDGIEGLVHISEMSWTKRISHPSELVQVDDEVEVVVLGINQDKQEISLGMKQTQDNPWDKVAEKYPPGADVEGRVRNLTNYGAFIEIEEGIDGLLHVSDMSWTRKVSHPSEVVEKGQMLKCKILSVDTERRRIALGMKQLDEDPWSSDIPDRFQPGDLVKGQVTKITNFGVFIGLEDGLEGLLHVSELSDQKIENPEEVCKVGDEMEVKILRVDIDERKIGLSRKRVDWAEEDHAAAEAAEAEEAAAVAAAAPGSENLKGGIGSGDGPLFKAPTAEPAAEAVAEAPAEEPAEEPSEG; from the coding sequence ATGGTCAACCGTAACCTGCTCCACGAGTACGACGTCACCGACGACGATCTGGTCGCCGTCATGGGCGACGCCGAGCTGATCGATGAGACCGCCTGGCTCGAAGGCGAAGACGTCTCGATCAATCAGATCGTCGAAGGCAAAGTGATCCGCGTGGACAACGAGTTCGTTGTCGTCGACGTCGGCTACAAGAGCGAAGGCCTCATCCCGCTGAGCGAGTGGGAGCCCGAGGTCGAGGAAGACCCGTACGGTCACGACCCCGAGGCGACCGAGGTCGAGCCGGCCGAGATGCCCGAGCCGGAGCCGCCGCCCGAGCCGGGTGCGGTCATCCGAGTGCTGGTCGAGGACGTCGAGGACGTCGCCGGCCGCCACGACGAGCGGGGCATGCTGGTCCTCTCCAAGCGCAAGGCGGAGCGGATCGAGCAGTGGCTCAAGGTCATGCAGGACGTGAAGGAAGGCGACGTCGTCTCCGGCACGGTCATCCGCAAGATCAAGGGCGGCCTGCTGGTCGACATCGGCGTGAACGTCTTCCTGCCCGCCTCGCAGGTCGATATCCGCCGCCCGCACGACATCGGCGAGTACATCGGCAAAGAGATCCAGTGCATGGTTCTCAAGATCGACGACGAACGCCGCAACATCGTGGTCAGCCGCCGCAGCCTGATCGAGCAGGAGCGGGCGAAGAAGAAGGCGGAGCTGCTCAAGACGCTCGCCATCGGCGACATCCGCAAGGGCGTCGTGAAGAACATCGCCGACTTCGGCGCGTTCGTCGACCTGGGCGGCATCGACGGCCTGCTGCACATCACGGACATGAGCTGGGGCCGCATCTCGCACCCGAGCGAGATGGTCAAGATCGAGGACGAACTCGAGGTGATGGTCCTCGACATCGACTACGAGCGTGAGAAGATCGCGCTGGGCCTCAAGCAGAAGAGCCCCAGCCCGTGGGAGAAGGTCCCGGCGACCTACCCGGTGGGCACCCGCGTGAAGGGCACCGTGGTCAACGTGATGAGCTACGGCGCCTTCGTGAAGCTCGAGGACGGCATCGAGGGCCTGGTCCACATCTCCGAGATGAGCTGGACCAAGCGGATCAGCCACCCCAGCGAGCTCGTGCAGGTGGACGACGAGGTCGAGGTCGTGGTCTTGGGCATCAACCAGGACAAGCAGGAGATCTCGCTCGGCATGAAGCAGACCCAGGACAACCCCTGGGACAAGGTCGCCGAGAAGTACCCGCCGGGAGCCGACGTGGAGGGCCGCGTCCGCAACCTCACGAACTACGGCGCCTTCATCGAGATCGAAGAGGGCATCGACGGGTTGCTGCACGTCTCGGACATGAGCTGGACCCGCAAGGTCAGCCACCCGAGCGAGGTCGTCGAGAAGGGCCAGATGCTCAAGTGCAAGATCCTCTCGGTCGACACCGAGCGGCGTCGGATCGCGTTGGGCATGAAGCAGCTCGACGAGGACCCGTGGTCCAGCGACATCCCCGACCGCTTCCAGCCGGGCGACCTGGTGAAGGGCCAGGTCACGAAGATCACCAACTTCGGTGTCTTCATCGGCCTGGAAGATGGCCTCGAGGGCTTGTTGCACGTCTCGGAGCTCTCCGATCAGAAGATCGAGAACCCCGAGGAGGTCTGCAAAGTCGGCGACGAGATGGAGGTCAAGATCCTCCGTGTCGACATCGACGAGCGGAAGATCGGTCTCTCGCGTAAGCGGGTCGACTGGGCCGAGGAAGACCACGCCGCCGCCGAGGCGGCCGAAGCCGAGGAGGCCGCCGCCGTGGCCGCCGCGGCGCCCGGTTCGGAGAACCTCAAGGGTGGCATCGGCTCGGGCGATGGCCCGCTCTTCAAGGCCCCGACCGCCGAGCCGGCGGCCGAGGCCGTGGCCGAAGCGCCCGCCGAAGAGCCGGCCGAGGAGCCCAGCGAGGGCTGA